One segment of bacterium DNA contains the following:
- a CDS encoding TonB-dependent receptor, with the protein MFVKMLRGAMLMAAAVATPAWAAMLHLSLADPTGAPVPGANVVLPDGRGAASDLEGMAVLHGVAGRLGLTITCVGFAPLTLHLDLPDEGHITHHVVLRPTEVELQDLTITARRGSGIDLGAERATEVLSVDEAAARSLDGTARGALGSLSGVDTRPCGLCGSAGVGLQGLDPNYTEVRLDGLAVMSGVGALYGMDAVGVSTLSSLAVTRGAVTAAEGSGAVAGGVSLSSRRPDGEDTFQLRLALGDGWRHGAGFSAGRTLAGLPLLLNADWQADPQRLDRNGDQLTDTPQVKRLGGQLSLGRSSHAFAWNVHGSGLREQRFAGDTGWEASDRGSSQVYGRDIAIRRAELRASMEGVLDERRSWSMAAAIVQHHQDSWYGPTAFDATQRRLLLQAGLDLRGAGGALNRLQAGWTDDLYEDGLPLPTDRHDRVPSFSYSRLTTAGRWIWEGGLRAEKQEEGWIPLGRGSVALQAHPDLLLRVSLGQGYRQVTLFSLDKAVHAGFDNVELPDRLKPERSLSLNLGLQHQRVGSWGRWQGNVSLFAVEFREKAILRYTEEVGTLRYGNAREAFSRGVEARADWLGMAGWHLAAGGTVSRVQLLLDEGWRAEELAGSWTASALVGKRGLAGLPGLGAELRLRATGPQEMPVGRGRDKTPAWSVLDLGLEHGLGSWTLGLDVENLLDYVQPDNPLVIDAGHEGMLDAALIYGPLIGRRFRLRAALDM; encoded by the coding sequence ATGTTTGTCAAGATGCTTCGCGGCGCCATGCTGATGGCCGCCGCTGTGGCGACGCCCGCTTGGGCCGCCATGCTCCACCTGAGCTTGGCCGATCCCACCGGGGCGCCCGTGCCCGGCGCCAACGTCGTGCTCCCCGACGGCCGCGGCGCCGCCAGTGATCTCGAGGGAATGGCCGTGCTGCACGGCGTGGCCGGGCGCTTGGGCCTCACCATCACGTGCGTGGGTTTCGCGCCCCTCACCCTGCACCTGGACCTGCCCGACGAAGGCCACATCACTCACCATGTCGTGTTGCGGCCCACCGAGGTCGAGTTGCAGGACCTCACGATCACCGCCCGCCGCGGCAGCGGGATCGACCTGGGCGCCGAACGGGCCACCGAGGTGCTGTCCGTGGATGAAGCGGCGGCCCGCTCCCTGGACGGCACGGCGCGCGGCGCCCTGGGCAGCCTCTCCGGCGTCGACACGCGGCCCTGCGGCCTGTGCGGCAGCGCCGGCGTGGGGCTGCAGGGGCTGGATCCGAACTACACCGAGGTGCGGCTGGACGGCCTGGCGGTGATGAGCGGCGTGGGCGCCCTTTATGGCATGGACGCCGTGGGTGTCAGCACCCTCTCCTCACTGGCCGTGACGCGGGGCGCCGTGACCGCCGCCGAGGGATCGGGGGCAGTGGCCGGCGGCGTGAGTCTGAGCAGCCGGCGTCCGGACGGCGAGGACACCTTCCAGCTGCGTCTCGCGCTGGGGGACGGCTGGCGCCACGGGGCCGGCTTTTCGGCGGGGCGCACCCTGGCGGGACTGCCCCTGCTGCTCAACGCCGACTGGCAGGCCGATCCGCAGCGCCTGGATCGCAACGGCGACCAGCTGACCGACACGCCACAGGTGAAGCGTCTGGGCGGCCAGCTGTCGCTGGGCCGCAGCTCCCATGCCTTCGCCTGGAACGTGCATGGCTCGGGCTTGAGGGAGCAGCGCTTCGCCGGGGACACCGGCTGGGAGGCGAGCGACCGGGGCAGCAGCCAGGTCTATGGCCGCGACATCGCCATCCGCCGGGCGGAACTGCGCGCGTCGATGGAGGGCGTCCTTGACGAGCGGCGGAGCTGGTCGATGGCCGCTGCCATCGTGCAGCATCATCAGGACTCCTGGTACGGCCCCACTGCCTTCGACGCCACGCAGCGACGGCTGTTGCTGCAGGCCGGCCTGGACCTGCGCGGGGCGGGCGGCGCCCTCAACCGCCTGCAGGCGGGCTGGACGGACGATCTCTATGAAGATGGCCTGCCCCTCCCCACGGACCGCCACGACCGCGTGCCCAGCTTCTCCTACAGCCGCTTGACAACTGCCGGGCGCTGGATTTGGGAGGGCGGCTTGCGGGCCGAGAAGCAGGAGGAGGGCTGGATTCCCCTGGGTCGCGGCAGCGTGGCCCTGCAGGCTCACCCTGATCTGCTGCTGCGCGTGAGCCTGGGCCAGGGCTACCGTCAGGTGACCCTCTTCAGCCTGGACAAGGCCGTCCACGCCGGCTTCGACAACGTGGAGCTGCCCGACCGTCTCAAGCCGGAGCGCTCCCTCAGCCTCAACCTGGGCTTGCAGCACCAGCGGGTGGGAAGCTGGGGCCGCTGGCAGGGCAATGTCTCCCTCTTCGCCGTGGAGTTCCGCGAGAAGGCCATCCTGCGCTACACGGAGGAGGTGGGCACCTTGCGCTACGGCAACGCCCGGGAGGCATTCAGCCGCGGGGTGGAGGCGCGGGCGGACTGGCTCGGCATGGCGGGTTGGCATCTCGCCGCGGGCGGCACCGTGAGCCGCGTGCAACTGCTGCTCGACGAAGGCTGGCGAGCCGAGGAGCTGGCCGGCTCGTGGACGGCCTCCGCCTTGGTGGGCAAGCGCGGCCTGGCGGGTCTGCCGGGCCTGGGCGCGGAGCTGCGCCTGCGGGCCACGGGTCCCCAGGAGATGCCCGTCGGCCGCGGCCGCGACAAGACGCCGGCCTGGTCCGTGCTGGACCTGGGCCTGGAGCATGGCCTGGGCTCTTGGACCCTGGGTCTGGATGTGGAGAACCTGCTGGACTATGTGCAACCGGACAATCCCCTGGTGATCGACGCCGGCCATGAGGGGATGCTGGACGCGGCCCTCATCTACGGACCGCTCATCGGGCGGCGCTTCCGACTGCGCGCGGCATTGGACATGTGA
- a CDS encoding ATP-binding cassette domain-containing protein — protein MSTSMAPDKQLLLKLEDLRVHFPIHGGLMLRKVAEVKAVDGVSFELKRGETLGLVGESGCGKTTVGRAIVNILHSGSPDVEVYGKILYNHHADGWVDFASLKRKGMRKYRSDIQMIFQDPFSSLNPRMLVRDIIAEPLQITQPDMKTSDVDERVFWLLEKVGLSREQAYRYPHEFSGGQRQRVGFARALATNPQLIVADEPVSALDVSIQAQVINLLQDLQEEFSLTYIFIAHDLSVVEHISDRIAVMYLGCMVELGKAQDIYRNPKHPYTKALLEAVPLPDPDRVKTKDRKLLQGDVPNPIAKPSGCAFRTRCPVARPECARDVPEYRTLADGRQVACPYVD, from the coding sequence ATGAGCACGTCGATGGCCCCGGACAAGCAATTGCTGCTGAAGCTGGAGGATCTGCGCGTCCATTTCCCCATCCATGGCGGCCTCATGCTGCGCAAAGTGGCGGAGGTGAAGGCGGTCGACGGCGTGAGCTTCGAGCTGAAGCGGGGCGAGACCCTGGGGCTGGTGGGCGAGTCCGGCTGCGGCAAGACGACGGTGGGCCGCGCCATCGTCAACATTCTTCACTCCGGTTCGCCGGACGTGGAGGTCTACGGCAAGATCCTCTACAACCATCACGCCGACGGCTGGGTGGATTTCGCGTCGCTCAAGCGCAAGGGCATGCGCAAGTACCGGAGCGACATCCAGATGATCTTCCAGGATCCCTTCTCCAGCCTCAACCCGCGCATGCTGGTGCGGGACATCATCGCCGAACCGCTCCAGATCACGCAGCCGGACATGAAGACCTCCGATGTGGACGAGCGCGTCTTCTGGCTGCTGGAGAAAGTGGGCCTCTCGCGGGAGCAGGCCTACCGCTACCCTCATGAGTTCTCCGGCGGCCAGCGCCAGCGCGTGGGCTTCGCCCGCGCCCTGGCCACCAATCCGCAGCTGATCGTGGCCGACGAGCCGGTCAGCGCCCTGGACGTCTCGATCCAGGCCCAGGTCATCAACCTCCTGCAGGACCTGCAGGAGGAGTTCAGCCTCACCTACATCTTCATCGCCCACGACCTTTCCGTGGTGGAGCACATCAGCGACCGCATCGCCGTCATGTACCTGGGCTGCATGGTGGAGCTGGGCAAGGCGCAGGACATCTACCGCAATCCCAAGCATCCCTACACCAAGGCCCTGCTCGAGGCGGTACCCCTGCCCGACCCGGACCGCGTCAAGACCAAGGACCGCAAGTTGCTGCAGGGCGACGTGCCCAACCCCATCGCCAAACCCAGCGGCTGCGCCTTCCGCACCCGCTGCCCGGTGGCGAGGCCGGAGTGCGCCCGGGACGTGCCCGAGTACCGCACCCTGGCCGACGGCCGCCAGGTGGCCTGCCCCTACGTGGATTAG